A genomic stretch from Onychostoma macrolepis isolate SWU-2019 chromosome 02, ASM1243209v1, whole genome shotgun sequence includes:
- the LOC131528383 gene encoding uncharacterized protein LOC131528383 has protein sequence MMLHSVILFSAFAYAAYGNEIKPTKTEVFADEGSSVKLSCSYSSALTLHWYRQYPGSAPQFIVLITDGSKQAEESNVDSRFTARVTKDKENHVDLEISSASISDSALYYCALEPTVTGNTRTLYKNLIHSIASTTHISNLHICQLFICRLSLLVRQYPGSAPQFIVLILDSAKKAEESNVDSRFTAKVTKDKENQVDLEISSASISDSALYYCALTPTVTGNT, from the exons ATGATGCTCCATTCTGTCATTCTGTTCTCTGCCTTTGCAT ATGCAGCATATGGGAATGAAATTAAACCAACCAAAACAGAGGTGTTTGCTGACGAGGGTTCAAGTGTTAAATTATCCTGCAGTTATTCATCTGCATTAACTCTTCACTGGTACCGTCAGTATCCCGGATCAGCTCCTCAGTTCATTGTACTCATCACAGATGGATCAAAACAAGCTGAGGAGTCTAATGTAGATTCCAGATTCACAGCCAGAGTCACTAAAGACAAAGAAAACCATGTGGATCTGGAGATCTCCTCTGCATCTATATCAGACTCTGCTCTGTACTACTGCGCTCTGGagcccacagtgacaggaaacacaagaacactgtacaaaaacctGATACACAGCATTGCATCTACAACACACATATCCAACCTCCATATCTGCCAG TTATTCATCTGCAGACTATCTTTACTGGTACGTCAGTATCCCGGATCAGCTCCTCAGTTCATTGTGCTCATCTTAGACAGTGCAAAAAAAGCTGAGGAGTCTAATGTGGATTCCAGGTTCACTGCCAAAGTCACCAAAGACAAAGAAAACCAAGTGGATCTGGAGATCTCCTCTGCATCTATATCAGACTCTGCTCTGTACTACTGCGCTCTGAcgcccacagtgacaggaaacacatga